The genomic interval CTGGGTGAACTCGATGACCTCGGCCGGGATATCGTCCTTGGCCAGGAGGATTTCACTCATCTCCACGGCCTGTTGGTGATGCGGGATCATCATCTGCGCGAACATGATGTCCGCATCATTGTGCTCGGCGGAGACCTCTCCGGCCGCCCCCGTCTCTGTCTCAGGATCCGTGGTGGCCCCGGTCGTTTCGGTGGTGTCGGGGGCGGACGTAGTGGCGATGGTCGTGGTGTCGGTGTTTTCTCCCTCAGTGTTATCTGCGCAGGCGGACAAAACCAGGGTGGAGGTCAAGGCGAGAGCGGCGATGGTGATAGTGCGCTTCATGGGGGTTCCCTTTCGGAGGTTGTGTATGGGGGAGTCGATGAAGGATTGAAAGTCAGCGGACGGGGGCTGCAGAGCTCACAGCAGCCTTCTCCTCCTTCCCGTCGGTCGGAGCTAGGTGAGCCGGGTCCAGGTCGATCCGGCGTAGCAGCTGGGCGTTGAGGGCGACGATGATCGTGGACAGGGACATCAAGATGGCGGCCGCCGCCGGGGGAAGCAGCACACCGATAGGGGCGAGCACACCGGCGGCCAGCGGAACGGCCACGATGTTGTACCCGGTCGCCCAGACCAGGTTCTGGACCATCTTGCGGTAGCTGGCATGGGAGAGCTCGATCATCGACAGCACGGCCCGGGGATCATCACTGGCCAGGACCACCCCGGCGGACTCCATCGCCACATCTGTACCCGCGCCAATCGCAATACCGACCTCGGCCCGGGCCAGGGCCGGGGCGTCATTGACACCGTCGCCGACCATGGCCACGCTCAGACCGCGCTCCTGCAGCTGGGTGACCTTGGTGTCCTTGTCCTGCGGCAGAACCTCGGCGAAGACCTCATCGATCCCCAGATCCTTGCCCACTGCCTGGGCGACCTGGGTGGCGTCACCGGTGATCATCGCCACCTTCACCCCGCGGGCCTGCAGGGCGCGTACCGCCGCGCGGGATTCGGGGCGGATTTTGTCCTCCACTGCCACCGCACCGATGATCTCACCGTCGCGGACGACATGGAGCACTCCGGCACCTCGCTGTGCCCAGGAACCGGTGATGTCGGCGAGCTCACCCGGGGTGGTCAGATTGAACTCGCGTAGCATGTTCGGCCCGCCCACGAGGATTTCGGCACCGTCGACGGTGGCCCGGATCCCGCGGCCGGAGGCGGCGGTGAAACCGGTTGCGCGCAGCTGACGCTGCGAGGCCTCCGGGTGTGCGGCCGCGGCAGTCACGATCGCGCGGGCCACGGGGTGCTCACTATCGGCCTCAGCGGCGGCGGCCAGGGCCAGCAGCTCACCCTCGGCGATACCCGTGGCCGGAGCCACGCCGGTGACGGCGTGTGCGCCTTCGGTCAGGGTGCCGGTCTTATCGAACAAGACGACGTCGATGGTGCGCATGTGCTCGAGTGCCATGCGGTCCTTGATGAGCACCCCGGATTTCGCGGCGCGCTCGGAGGAGATCGCGATGACCAGCGGGATGGCCAGGCCCAGGGCGTGCGGGCAGGCGATGATCAGCACGGTCACCGCGCGGACCACGGCATCGTCGGGGCTGCCGATGATGGTCCAGACCACGGCGGTGATCAGGGCCGTGATCAGGGCGAACCAGAACAGGAAGGCTGCGGCTCGATCGGCCAGGGCCTGGGCCCGGGAGGAGGAGGCCTGGGCGTCGGCGACCATGCGCTGGATGCCTGCCAGGGCGGTGTCCCCACCGGTGGCCTCCACCCGGATACGGACGGTGTTGTCGGTGGCCACGGTGCCGGCCACCACGGTCTCACCGGTATCCCGGTAGACGGGTCGGGATTCGCCGGTGATCATGGCCTCATCGAATTCGGCCGCTCCGTCGATGATGGTCCCGTCGGCCGGGACGCGGGCACCTGCTCGGACCAGCACGACATCGTCGACGGCCAGCTCTGAGATCGCTACGGTGCGGGTGGTCCCGTCGACGACCTTCTCGGCCTCATCGGGCAGGAGCGCTGCCAGCGCGTCAAGCGCGGAGGAGGCTGCACCAAGAGCGCGCATCTCCAGCCAGTGGCCCAACAGCATGATGGTCACCAGCAGGGCCAGTTCCCACCAGAAATCTAGGTGGAACCCGCCCAGCCCCAGGGTGGTGACCCAGGAGGCGATAAACGCCACGGTGATCGCCATGGCGATCAGGAGCATCATGCCCGGTTGGCGGGATTTCAGCTCGGTCATTGCGCCCTTGAGGAAGGGGGTGCCGCCGTAGAGGAAGATGATCGTGCCCAGGACCGGAGGAATCCAGTAGGCTCCCGGAATCTCCGGAATATTATATCCCAGCAGGTCGGCGAACATCGGGCTGAAGAACACCACCGGAACCGACAGGATCAGCGACCACCAGAAGCGGTCCCGGAACATCGCGGCGCTGTGGCCGGCGTGTTCACCGTGACTGTGGACCTGATGTTCTTCATCGACAGTGGAATGCGGATGATCGTGCGGCATGGCCTGGCCGTGGGTGGCGGCATCCGCATGGTGCTCGTGACCGGCATGATTCGGGTGGTGGGTGTGGTCTGTTTCCGGAGCGGGGTGATCACCGTGGTGGTGGGGAGTGCTCATGAGGTTCCTTCCGCTCAACCCGGTCGGGGTCGAGATGATGGGTGAATCGATCAGGACAAGACGGTGTAGCCGGTCTCCTCAATTGCCCGGTGGACGGTTTCCAGGGGCACGGAACCCGTGACCGTGACGATGGAGACCCCACCGGCGATGAGGTCGACCTGGACGTCGTCGACCTGGGGCAGAGCGCTCACCGCCTCGGTGACGTTGTCGGCGCAGTGTCCGCAGGTCATGCCTGTGACCTGGTAGGTGGTGGGACCTTCAGGTGTTGCGTCGGTTGCCGCGGCCACGGCCGAGGCGGAGACGGTCGCGGACGGTGTAGAGGGCGCGCAGCATCCACAACCGTCGGAGGCCAGCGGCAGCAAGGGGGAAGTCGGGGTGGTCATCGGATCGCTCCTGTGGGATCGGGGGATCAGGCGGGGTTTCCCCTCCCATCGTATACCCCTATGGGGTATTGTCAAGGGGTTGATACGGATCGCTGCCGAGGTCATCAGAATTATTGTCCCCGGGAGTGGGGTCACTGAGCATCAGGGACACGTTTTCCTGGTGCAGGGGAAGACGGATGGTGAAGACCGATCCGGCACCGGGGCCAGGAGAGGTGGCGGTGAGAGTGCCGCCGTGGGCCTCGATCAATGCCTTGGAGATGGTCAGACCGATACCGGCCCCGCCGTTGTCCCGGCTGCGGGCGGCATCCCCCCGGTAGAAGCGTTCGAAGATGTGTCCGAGCTGGCCAGGTGGGATGCCCTCGCCGTCATCGGCGACGTGGATGAGCGCGGTGGACGCCCCCTGTCGGTGGACGCTGATCCGGACCTGCCCGCCGGCCGGGGTGTACCGTAGCGCGTTCGACAGGAGATTGCTCATCACCTGGCCGAAGCGTTGCCGGTCCACGAGCACCCGGACGGTGTCCATAATGGTCTCGACCTGTAAATCGACGCCTTTGTCAGCATAAGCTTCCCCCGCGGCAGCAGCGGCGGTATGGAGCAGATCCCCGAGCCCTTCCTCCGCCAGGTCCAAATCGATCCGGTGTTCCTGGGCCCGGGAGACATCGTCGATGTCTTCCATCAACCGGGTCAGGCGGGTGAGTTGGTCAGCCATGATCGTGTGGGTGGCATTATTCCAGTCCACGACCCCGTCCTGGAGACCATCGAGGTAGACCGTGAGCACCGATAAGGGGGTGCCCATTTCGTGGGCCAGATCAGAGAGCATCTGGCGGCGGACCTGTTCGGTGTGTTCCAGCCGGTCGGCCATGGTGTTGAAGGCATGCGCCAGGGTGGTGACCTCGGGGCCTGCTTCTCCGGCGGGCACGCGGATACGGTAGTTGCCGGCCGTCAGGCTGGTAGCGGCGCGGGTGAGATCCTGCAGGGGGGTGCGCAGGCGACGCGATAACCACAGGCTGGCCAGCAGGGCGCTGATCAAGGCGGTGGGCAGGGCGACGGCCAGGGTGATCAGGTTGGCGTCCCGGTAGGCCTGCTCGGCATGGAACAGCTCCAGCGAGGGGTCCTCCCGGCCGGTCATCAACATATGATCATGGAACAGGGTCGGGCCCACCATCGTGGCCACGGCCGCGGCCACCAGCAGGCTAATCACCACGACCAACACCTGGGCGGCCAGGAAGCGGAAGGTCAGGCCGGGTCTGTGATTCATGGCTGCCCCACCCGGTAGCCCACGCCACGCACGGTGTCGATAAACCCCCGGCCCCGGGTGTCGGTGCCGAGCTTGCGACGCAAGTTGCCGATGTGGACATCGACGATGCGTTCATCGCCGACCCAGGTGGTGTCCCAGACCTCGGTGATCAGGTCGTGGCGGGTCAGCACCTGGCCGGGGCGCAGGGCCAGGGCAACCAGCAGCTCGAACTCCGTGCGGGTGAGCTCCACGGTCGTCTCCCCCACCCACACCTGATGGGCGACGGGGTCAAGGATGAGGTCACCAACGATCAAGGGGGTGGTCACCTGCGGTGGGGTGGTGCTGGTGCGCGGGCGGCGCAGCACCGCATGCACCCGGGTCACCAGTTCCCGGATGCTAAAAGGTTTGGTGATGTAGTCATCCGCCCCCAGGGTCAAACCGCTGATCTTGTCGTCCTCGCTGCCACGCGCGGTGAGCATGAGGATGTAGCAGTCCGAGAAGGTGCGGATCCGTCGGCACACCTCCAGGCCGTCGAGTTCGGGCAGCCCCAGATCCAGCACCACAACATCGGGGGAAAAGCGACGGGCCTCGTCCACGGCCTGGGTGCCGGTGTGCGCCTGGCGGGTGTCGAAGCCGGCCCGGATGAGGTAGGAGGCCACCATCTGAGCCAGGGGTTGTTCATCATCGACGACCAGCACCCGCCCCGGGGGCGTGGCGGTGGTCGGTGTGCGGTCAGCCATAGACCCCAGTATCGCTTCGGCCGGGGGGAATACCACCCTCGTTCAGTGCCCGGCGGGGAAATCTTCATCAAATCT from Corynebacterium glutamicum ATCC 13032 carries:
- a CDS encoding copper-translocating P-type ATPase; this translates as MSTPHHHGDHPAPETDHTHHPNHAGHEHHADAATHGQAMPHDHPHSTVDEEHQVHSHGEHAGHSAAMFRDRFWWSLILSVPVVFFSPMFADLLGYNIPEIPGAYWIPPVLGTIIFLYGGTPFLKGAMTELKSRQPGMMLLIAMAITVAFIASWVTTLGLGGFHLDFWWELALLVTIMLLGHWLEMRALGAASSALDALAALLPDEAEKVVDGTTRTVAISELAVDDVVLVRAGARVPADGTIIDGAAEFDEAMITGESRPVYRDTGETVVAGTVATDNTVRIRVEATGGDTALAGIQRMVADAQASSSRAQALADRAAAFLFWFALITALITAVVWTIIGSPDDAVVRAVTVLIIACPHALGLAIPLVIAISSERAAKSGVLIKDRMALEHMRTIDVVLFDKTGTLTEGAHAVTGVAPATGIAEGELLALAAAAEADSEHPVARAIVTAAAAHPEASQRQLRATGFTAASGRGIRATVDGAEILVGGPNMLREFNLTTPGELADITGSWAQRGAGVLHVVRDGEIIGAVAVEDKIRPESRAAVRALQARGVKVAMITGDATQVAQAVGKDLGIDEVFAEVLPQDKDTKVTQLQERGLSVAMVGDGVNDAPALARAEVGIAIGAGTDVAMESAGVVLASDDPRAVLSMIELSHASYRKMVQNLVWATGYNIVAVPLAAGVLAPIGVLLPPAAAAILMSLSTIIVALNAQLLRRIDLDPAHLAPTDGKEEKAAVSSAAPVR
- a CDS encoding heavy-metal-associated domain-containing protein, whose product is MAAATDATPEGPTTYQVTGMTCGHCADNVTEAVSALPQVDDVQVDLIAGGVSIVTVTGSVPLETVHRAIEETGYTVLS
- a CDS encoding sensor histidine kinase, with translation MNHRPGLTFRFLAAQVLVVVISLLVAAAVATMVGPTLFHDHMLMTGREDPSLELFHAEQAYRDANLITLAVALPTALISALLASLWLSRRLRTPLQDLTRAATSLTAGNYRIRVPAGEAGPEVTTLAHAFNTMADRLEHTEQVRRQMLSDLAHEMGTPLSVLTVYLDGLQDGVVDWNNATHTIMADQLTRLTRLMEDIDDVSRAQEHRIDLDLAEEGLGDLLHTAAAAAGEAYADKGVDLQVETIMDTVRVLVDRQRFGQVMSNLLSNALRYTPAGGQVRISVHRQGASTALIHVADDGEGIPPGQLGHIFERFYRGDAARSRDNGGAGIGLTISKALIEAHGGTLTATSPGPGAGSVFTIRLPLHQENVSLMLSDPTPGDNNSDDLGSDPYQPLDNTP
- a CDS encoding response regulator transcription factor; the encoded protein is MADRTPTTATPPGRVLVVDDEQPLAQMVASYLIRAGFDTRQAHTGTQAVDEARRFSPDVVVLDLGLPELDGLEVCRRIRTFSDCYILMLTARGSEDDKISGLTLGADDYITKPFSIRELVTRVHAVLRRPRTSTTPPQVTTPLIVGDLILDPVAHQVWVGETTVELTRTEFELLVALALRPGQVLTRHDLITEVWDTTWVGDERIVDVHIGNLRRKLGTDTRGRGFIDTVRGVGYRVGQP